One region of Corvus moneduloides isolate bCorMon1 chromosome 1, bCorMon1.pri, whole genome shotgun sequence genomic DNA includes:
- the GDF6 gene encoding growth/differentiation factor 6 yields the protein MKARRALLSAALLASLLWDLPCCLPASLPASSELAASSKGGRSRRVPRSPRENRPRQGGHAVGRALPRAEPHEYMLSLFRTYSIAEKLGINASFFQSSKSANTITSFVDRGRDDLSPAPLRRQQYVFDVSTLSETEELVGAELRLFRRAPRGRPPPAAPLHVQLSACLSPRPLDSRALDPRAASSAGWEVFDVRQGLREQRPWKRLCLELRASADRGPRRWLDLRGLGFARRPRPPQERALLVVFTRARRRSFLGELRAELGAPPPPPPAARRPPARRQRRTAFASRHGKRHGKKSRLRCSKKPLHVNFKELGWDDWIIAPLEYEAHHCEGVCDFPLRSHLEPTNHAIIQTLMNSMDPGSTPPSCCVPTKLTPISILYIDAGNNVVYKQYEDMVVESCGCR from the exons ATGAAGGCACGCCGGGCCCTGCTCTCCGCCGCCTTGCTCGCCAGCCTCCTCTGGGATTTACCTTGCTGCCTCCCggcttccctccctgcctcctcgGAGCTCGCCGCCTCTTCCAAAGGTGGTCGCAGCCGCAGAGTGCCGCGGTCTCCACGGGAGAACCGCCCGCGGCAAGGGGGACACGCCGTCGGCAGGGCGCTCCCACGGGCGGAACCCCACGAGTACATGCTGTCTCTGTTCAGGACTTACTCTATCGCGGAGAAACTGGGCATCAACGCCAGCTTTTTTCAGTCGTCCAAATCCGCCAACACCATCACTAGTTTTGTAGACAGGGGACGAG ACGATCTCTCGCCCGCTCCCTTGAGGCGGCAGCAGTATGTGTTTGATGTGTCGACCCTCTCGGAGACGGAGGAGCTCGTGGGGGCCGAGCTGCGGCTGTTCCGCCGGGccccccgcggccgcccgccgcccgccgccccgctgCACGTGCAGCTCTCCGCCTGCCTCTCGCCGCGCCCGCTGGACTCCCGCGCCCTGGACCCGCGAGCGGCCTCGTCCGCCGGCTGGGAGGTGTTCGACGTGCGGCAGGGCCTGCGGGAGCAGCGTCCCTGGAAGCGCTTGTGCCTGGAGCTGCGGGCCTCGGCGGACCGCGGGCCGCGGCGCTGGCTCGACCTGCGGGGCCTGGGCTTCGCGcgccggccgcggccgccgcagGAGCGGGCGCTGCTGGTGGTCTTCACCCGCGCCCGGCGGCGGAGCTTCCTCGGGGAGCTGCGCGCCGAGCTGGGCGCacccccgccgccgccgcccgctgcccgccgcccgccggccCGGCGCCAGCGCCGCACCGCCTTCGCCAGCCGGCACGGCAAGCGGCACGGCAAGAAGTCCCGGCTGCGCTGCAGCAAGAAGCCGCTGCACGTCAACTTcaaggagctgggctgggacgACTGGATCATCGCCCCGCTGGAATACGAGGCCCACCACTGCGAGGGGGTCTGCGACTTCCCGCTGCGCTCCCACCTGGAGCCTACAAACCACGCCATCATCCAGACCCTCATGAACTCCATGGACCCCGGCTCCACGCCGCCCAGCTGCTGCGTCCCCACCAAACTGACCCCCATCAGCATCCTCTACATCGACGCGGGCAACAACGTGGTGTACAAGCAGTACGAGGACATGGTGGTGGAGTCCTGCGGCTGCAGGTAG